From one Meles meles chromosome 18, mMelMel3.1 paternal haplotype, whole genome shotgun sequence genomic stretch:
- the SLC13A2 gene encoding solute carrier family 13 member 2 isoform X1, with the protein MATCWQGLWAYRSYLLVYFLPILLLPLPILIPTKEASCAYSIVIMALFWCTEALPLAVTALFPIVLYPLMGIMDASEVCLEYFKDSNILFVGGLLVAIAVEHWNLHKRIALRVLLIIGVRPALLLLGFMLVTAFLSMWISNTATTAMMVPIAHAVLDQLHQPPTGKDAEKGSNNPAFELQEPGPQKEVTKFDEKDNGQVHPIPAASLEPTAQPREQVRFSQGMSLCVCYAASIGGIATLTGTTPNLVLQGQVNSLFPQNGNVVNFASWFGFAFPTMVILLLLSWLWLQILFLGFNFRKNFGFGEQAQERSQAAFRVIQTEHKLLGPMSFAEKAVSVLFFTLVVLWFTREPGFFVGWGNLAFPDKDGNSMASDGTVAIFIGIILFLVPSKIPGLTQDPENPGRLKAPPALLNWKTVNEKMPWNIVLLLGGGFALAKGSEKSGLSEWLGAKLTPLESVPPPAIALIISLLVATFTECTSNVATTTLFLPILASMAQAICLHPLYVMLPCTLAASLAFMLPVATPPNAIVFSFGGLKVSDMARTGFLLNVIGVLVITLAINSWSYPIFNLHTFPSWADANNTASCLAVQGNVTTPSP; encoded by the exons GAAGCCTCCTGTGCCTACTCCATCGTCATCATGGCGCTCTTCTGGTGCACTGAGGCTCTGCCCCTGGCTGTCACCGCCCTCTTCCCCATCGTCCTGTACCCCTTGATGGGCATAATGGACGCTTCTGAG GTCTGCCTCGAGTATTTTAAGGACAGCAACATCCTGTTCGTCGGGGGGCTGCTGGTGGCCATTGCCGTGGAGCACTGGAATCTGCACAAACGCATTGCTCTCCGTGTGCTCCTCATCATTGGGGTGCGGCCAGCCCT GCTGCTCCTGGGCTTCATGTTGGTCACAGCCTTCCTGTCCATGTGGATCAGCAACACGGCCACCACCGCCATGATGGTGCCCATCGCACATGCCGTCCTGGACCAGCTGCACCAGCCACCCACAGGCAAGGACGCAGAGAAAGGCAGCAACAACCCCGCCTTTGAACTCCAGGAGCCAGGACCTCAGAAAGAAGTGACCAAGTTTGATGAGAAAG ATAATGGGCAGGTCCACCCCATCCCCGCCGCGTCCTTAGAGCCAACCGCACAGCCACGGGAGCAGGTCCGCTTCAGCCAGGGCATGAGCCTGTGCGTGTGCTACGCGGCCAGCATCGGGGGCATCGCCACACTGACCGGCACCACGCCCAACCTGGTGCTGCAAGGCCAAGTCAACTC gctcttCCCCCAAAACGGCAACGTGGTGAACTTTGCCTCCTGGTTCGGCTTTGCCTTCCCCACCATGGTCATCTTGCTGTTGCTTTCCTGGCTGTGGCTGCAGATCCTCTTTCTGGGGTTCAA ctTCCGGAAGAACTTTGGTTTTGGGGAGCAGGCGCAAGAGAGATCGCAGGCAGCCTTCCGCGTCATCCAAACAGAACACAAGCTACTGGGCCCCATGAGCTTTGCAGAAAAGGCTGTCTCTGTCCTCTTTTTCACCTTGGTGGTACTGTGGTTCACCCGGGAGCCGGGCTTTTTCGTTGGCTGGGGCAACCTGGCTTTTCCCGACAAGGATGGAAACAG CATGGCATCTGATGGAACAGTGGCCATCTTCATTGGCATAATTCTGTTCTTGGTGCCCTCCAAGATCCCAGGGCTGACTCAGGATCCAG AAAACCCTGGAAGGCTGAAGGCCCCTCCGGCCCTCCTCAACTGGAAGACTGTAAATGAGAAGATGCCCTGGAATATCGTGCTCCTGCTGGGGGGCGGCTTTGCTCTGGCCAAGGGCAGCGAG AAATCAGGACTATCCGAGTGGCTGGGGGCAAAGCTGACGCCCCTGGAGAGCGTGCCACCTCCCGCCATTGCCCTCATCATCAGCCTCCTGGTGGCCACGTTCACCGAGTGCACCAGCAACGTGGCCACCACCACACTTTTCCTGCCCATTCTGGCCTCCATG GCTCAGGCCATCTGTCTCCACCCTCTCTACGTCATGCTTCCCTGCACGCTGGCCGCCTCCCTGGCCTTCATGCTGCCCGTGGCCACCCCACCCAATGCCATCGTCTTCTCTTTCGGGGGCCTCAAAGTGTCCGACATG GCCCGGACAGGATTCCTGCTCAACGTCATCGGAGTACTGGTCATCACGCTGGCCATCAACAGCTGGAGCTACCCCATCTTCAACCTGCACACCTTCCCGTCCTGGGCTGACGCCAACAACACGGCCAGCTGCCTGGCCGTCCAAGGGAACGTCACAACACCGAGCCCCTAG
- the SLC13A2 gene encoding solute carrier family 13 member 2 isoform X2, which translates to MGDDASLWTKLGEPLLYFLVCLEYFKDSNILFVGGLLVAIAVEHWNLHKRIALRVLLIIGVRPALLLLGFMLVTAFLSMWISNTATTAMMVPIAHAVLDQLHQPPTGKDAEKGSNNPAFELQEPGPQKEVTKFDEKDNGQVHPIPAASLEPTAQPREQVRFSQGMSLCVCYAASIGGIATLTGTTPNLVLQGQVNSLFPQNGNVVNFASWFGFAFPTMVILLLLSWLWLQILFLGFNFRKNFGFGEQAQERSQAAFRVIQTEHKLLGPMSFAEKAVSVLFFTLVVLWFTREPGFFVGWGNLAFPDKDGNSMASDGTVAIFIGIILFLVPSKIPGLTQDPENPGRLKAPPALLNWKTVNEKMPWNIVLLLGGGFALAKGSEKSGLSEWLGAKLTPLESVPPPAIALIISLLVATFTECTSNVATTTLFLPILASMAQAICLHPLYVMLPCTLAASLAFMLPVATPPNAIVFSFGGLKVSDMARTGFLLNVIGVLVITLAINSWSYPIFNLHTFPSWADANNTASCLAVQGNVTTPSP; encoded by the exons ATGGGGGATGATGCCAGCTTGTGGACCAAACTTGGAGAACCACTGCTGTACTTTCTA GTCTGCCTCGAGTATTTTAAGGACAGCAACATCCTGTTCGTCGGGGGGCTGCTGGTGGCCATTGCCGTGGAGCACTGGAATCTGCACAAACGCATTGCTCTCCGTGTGCTCCTCATCATTGGGGTGCGGCCAGCCCT GCTGCTCCTGGGCTTCATGTTGGTCACAGCCTTCCTGTCCATGTGGATCAGCAACACGGCCACCACCGCCATGATGGTGCCCATCGCACATGCCGTCCTGGACCAGCTGCACCAGCCACCCACAGGCAAGGACGCAGAGAAAGGCAGCAACAACCCCGCCTTTGAACTCCAGGAGCCAGGACCTCAGAAAGAAGTGACCAAGTTTGATGAGAAAG ATAATGGGCAGGTCCACCCCATCCCCGCCGCGTCCTTAGAGCCAACCGCACAGCCACGGGAGCAGGTCCGCTTCAGCCAGGGCATGAGCCTGTGCGTGTGCTACGCGGCCAGCATCGGGGGCATCGCCACACTGACCGGCACCACGCCCAACCTGGTGCTGCAAGGCCAAGTCAACTC gctcttCCCCCAAAACGGCAACGTGGTGAACTTTGCCTCCTGGTTCGGCTTTGCCTTCCCCACCATGGTCATCTTGCTGTTGCTTTCCTGGCTGTGGCTGCAGATCCTCTTTCTGGGGTTCAA ctTCCGGAAGAACTTTGGTTTTGGGGAGCAGGCGCAAGAGAGATCGCAGGCAGCCTTCCGCGTCATCCAAACAGAACACAAGCTACTGGGCCCCATGAGCTTTGCAGAAAAGGCTGTCTCTGTCCTCTTTTTCACCTTGGTGGTACTGTGGTTCACCCGGGAGCCGGGCTTTTTCGTTGGCTGGGGCAACCTGGCTTTTCCCGACAAGGATGGAAACAG CATGGCATCTGATGGAACAGTGGCCATCTTCATTGGCATAATTCTGTTCTTGGTGCCCTCCAAGATCCCAGGGCTGACTCAGGATCCAG AAAACCCTGGAAGGCTGAAGGCCCCTCCGGCCCTCCTCAACTGGAAGACTGTAAATGAGAAGATGCCCTGGAATATCGTGCTCCTGCTGGGGGGCGGCTTTGCTCTGGCCAAGGGCAGCGAG AAATCAGGACTATCCGAGTGGCTGGGGGCAAAGCTGACGCCCCTGGAGAGCGTGCCACCTCCCGCCATTGCCCTCATCATCAGCCTCCTGGTGGCCACGTTCACCGAGTGCACCAGCAACGTGGCCACCACCACACTTTTCCTGCCCATTCTGGCCTCCATG GCTCAGGCCATCTGTCTCCACCCTCTCTACGTCATGCTTCCCTGCACGCTGGCCGCCTCCCTGGCCTTCATGCTGCCCGTGGCCACCCCACCCAATGCCATCGTCTTCTCTTTCGGGGGCCTCAAAGTGTCCGACATG GCCCGGACAGGATTCCTGCTCAACGTCATCGGAGTACTGGTCATCACGCTGGCCATCAACAGCTGGAGCTACCCCATCTTCAACCTGCACACCTTCCCGTCCTGGGCTGACGCCAACAACACGGCCAGCTGCCTGGCCGTCCAAGGGAACGTCACAACACCGAGCCCCTAG